In Carassius gibelio isolate Cgi1373 ecotype wild population from Czech Republic chromosome B17, carGib1.2-hapl.c, whole genome shotgun sequence, a single window of DNA contains:
- the LOC127975995 gene encoding cytosolic 5'-nucleotidase 1A-like isoform X1, with protein MNKPLTKEMHTFGEQETSNQSSPSKKPTPPKPQNAITIAVSSRALFNMDREQDIYEQQGMEDYLKYQIQHEIEPFAPGPAFPFIKAVETVNIRLRELYPDSEELFDVVLMTSNHAHVGLRLINSINHYQLFIERFCMTGGNSLIGYLKAYHANLYLSADSMKVREAIEEGIAAATVFSPGKITCCELSETQLRVAFDGDAVLFSDESEIIYKAHGLDKFYEHEKAHENKPLDHGPLKGFLEALGKLQQKFYAKGQRLDCPIRTYLVTARSAASSGTRALKTLRSWGLETDEALFLAGAPKGPMLEKIRPHIFFDDQMFHVKGAAELGTVAAHVPYGIAQKSQSKTARDVKKDMPE; from the exons CCAAAGCCTCAGAATGCCATCACCATCGCCGTGTCCTCCCGTGCCCTCTTCAATATGGATCGAGAGCAGGACATTTATGAGCAGCAGGGAATGGAGGATTACCTGAAATATCAGATCCAACATGAGATCGAGCCATTTGCACCCGGACCTGCGTTCCCCTTCATTAAG GCAGTGGAGACAGTGAACATTCGGCTCAGGGAGCTTTATCCAGACAGTGAAGAGCTCTTTGACGTGGTTCTGATGACCAGCAATCATGCTCATGTGGGACTTCGGCTCATAAATTCAATTAACCATTACC agctatTTATAGAGCGCTTTTGTATGACTGGAGGCAACAGTCTTATTGGGTATTTGAAAGCCTACCACGCCAACCTTTATCTGTCAGCTGATTCAATGAAAGTTAGAGAAGCCATTGAAGAAG GAATTGCAGCAGCAACAGTATTCTCACCTGGAAAAATCACTTGTTGTGAGTTGTCGGAGACTCAGCTGCGAGTGGCCTTCGATGGAGATGCCGTTCTCTTTTCAGATGAGTCAGAGATAATCTACAAAGCCCACGGACTGGACAAGTTCTATGAGCATGAGAAAGCCCATGAAAATAAACCTCTTGATCAT GGACCACTTAAGGGGTTCTTGGAAGCTCTAGGGAAGCTGCAACAGAAATTCTATGCCAAAGGTCAGCGCCTGGACTGTCCCATCCGCACCTATTTGGTTACAGCTCGCAGTGCAGCCAGTTCAGGCACCCGGGCCCTCAAGACGTTACGCTCCTGGGGTCTGGAGACAGATGAGGCCCTCTTCCTAGCAGGAGCCCCTAAAGGCCCCATGCTGGAAAAGATCAGACCTCACATCTTCTTTGACGATCAAATGTTCCACGTGAAGGGAGCGGCAGAACTTGGGACTGTGGCGGCTCATGTTCCCTATGGGATTGCCCAGAAGAGTCAATCAAAGACAGCGAGGGATGTAAAAAAAGACATGCCAGAGTGA
- the LOC127976744 gene encoding signal peptide, CUB and EGF-like domain-containing protein 2, producing MERLGVWSVLATACVLGVVMSQTTLSPAVTITTVSVNMTTAAPSCSGLNTSTCTACTPGSYYDNETLLCSCCPEAGLCVLPGACLLCVQGFYQPLAGQQGCVPCSSGFYSNVTGSPVCQPCPTGSYSNNTGSASCTACAPGFYTSLQNSTSCNPCPQGTSCNSSSCTQCRVCPAGSEALQTASKECTPCRPGMHKPSKQTKCQICSSGSYQIHWGQENCDLCPENHYCPSPDVNPIQCPTDAFCPEGSTAPGYCMETFFRKAGETCELAPVTIALLVIGGGVCLLFIIVLVLRKRRDNDSELSLARTPLMRKDHPPGRFYGIPCDAEPVYAGW from the exons ATGGAGCGATTGGGAGTTTGGTCTGTTCTCGCCACCGCTTGTGTTTTGG GAGTGGTGATGAGTCAGACAACACTCAGTCCTGCTGTGACCATCACCACAGTCAGTGTAAACATGACCACTGCTGCTCCCAGCTGCTCCGGCCTCAACACCTCCACCTGCACGGCCTGCACTCCTGGCTCTTATTATGATAACG AGACTCTGTTGTGTTCCTGCTGTCCCGAGGCAGGCCTGTGTGTGTTACCCGGAGCCTGTCTTCTGTGCGTCCAGGGTTTCTATCAGCCTCTAGCAGGACAGCAGGGCTGTGTGCCCTGTTCATCTGGGTTTTACAGCAA TGTCACTGGAAGCCCTGTCTGCCAGCCGTGCCCTACTGGGTCCTACAGCAATAACACAGGCTCTGCTTCCTGTACAGCATGTGCACCAG GTTTCTACACATCTTTGCAAAATTCAACATCCTGTAACCCATGTCCACAAGGCACTTCCTGCAA TTCCTCCAGCTGTACTCAGTGCCGGGTCTGTCCCGCAGGCTCAGAGGCTCTACAGACCGCTTCCAAAGAATGTACGCCTTGTCGCCCAG GAATGCACAAGCCTTCCAAACAAACCAAGTGTCAGATCTGCAGCAGTGGTTCTTATCAGATCCACTGGGGCCAAGAGAACTGTGACCTGTGTCCTGAAAACCACTACTGCCCA agtCCTGATGTAAATCCGATCCAGTGTCCCACTGATGCGTTCTGTCCTGAGGGCAGCACGGCTCCTGGTTACTGCATGGAGACCTTCTTCAGAAAGGCAGGGGAGACGTGTGAACTTGCTCCTGTTACCATTGCACTGCTTGTTATTGGAGGAGGAG TGTGTCTTCTCTTCATCATCGTTTTGGTTCTGCGGAAGAGAAGAGATAATGACAGCGAGCTTTCCCTTGCTCGGACGCCTCTCATGCGAAAAGACCATCCACCTGGCCGCTTCTATGGGATCCCGTGTGATGCAGAGCCTGTTTATGCAGGCTGGTGA
- the LOC127976292 gene encoding receptor expression-enhancing protein 1-like isoform X1, whose protein sequence is MVSWIISRLVVLIFGTLYPAYSSYKAVKSKDVREYVKWMMYWIIFALFTTVEVITDIFLCWLPFYYELKIAFVVWLLSPYTKGSSVLYRKFVHPTLSSKEKDIDEYLCQAKDKSYDTLMHFGRKGLNVAATAAVMAATKGQGVLSERLRSFSMQDLSSFQAEGQAKNTSSVTTQSAAAQHRTRTMMRSKSETGYSKGHDFDMTEYEMLNLEQYAPIEPPGPLTPTPTPAPSQPTLPQPEPTTPEAFQDKPTSQTVASEEPEEKEDFASSASVQFRFKRRAPEPPPRILRPVTRSRSKTALSSDTEAM, encoded by the exons ATGGTCTCCTGGATCATTTCTAGGCTTGTGGT GCTCATATTTGGTACCCTTTACCCGGCATACTCCTCTTATAAAGCTGTTAAATCAAAAGATGTGAGAGAATAT GTGAAATGGATGATGTACTGGATAATATTTGCACTTTTTACTACAGTTGAAGTGATTACGGATATATTTTTGTGCTG GCTCCCATTCTACTATGAACTCAAAATCGCCTTTGTGGTGTGGTTACTTTCCCCATACACAAAGGGATCCAGTGTGCTATATAGAAAATTTGTCCACCCTACACTATCCTCCAAGGAGAAG GACATCGATGAATACCTCTGCCAAGCAAAAGATAAAAGCTACGACACCCTGATGCATTTTGGAAGGAAAGGTCTGAATGTGGCGGCAACAGCTGCAGTAATGGCTGCCACTAAG GGCCAAGGTGTCCTCTCCGAGCGTCTCCGTAGCTTCAGCATGCAGGACCTGTCATCTTTCCAGGCAGAGGGCCAGGCAAAGAATACAAGTTCTGTAACTACTCAATCTGCAGCCGCGCAGCACAGAACACGCACCATGATGCGCAGCAAATCAGAGACGGGTTACAGCAAGG GGCATGATTTTGACATGACCGAATATGAGATGTTGAACTTGGAGCAATATGCCCCCATTGAGCCTCCTGGTCCGCTGACACCCACACCTACCCCGGCCCCATCCCAGCCCACTCTGCCCCAGCCTGAGCCCACGACTCCTGAGGCCTTCCAGGATAAACCCACATCCCAAACCGTAGCCTCAGAAGAGCCTGAGGAGAAGGAGGACTTTGCCTCATCTGCTTCAGTCCAATTCAGATTTAAGAGGCGTGCCCCTGAG CCTCCTCCTAGAATCCTAAGACCCGTCACCAGATCCAGATCAAAGACCGCCCTCTCTTCGGACACTGAAGCCATGTGA
- the LOC127976292 gene encoding receptor expression-enhancing protein 1-like isoform X2, whose amino-acid sequence MMYWIIFALFTTVEVITDIFLCWLPFYYELKIAFVVWLLSPYTKGSSVLYRKFVHPTLSSKEKDIDEYLCQAKDKSYDTLMHFGRKGLNVAATAAVMAATKGQGVLSERLRSFSMQDLSSFQAEGQAKNTSSVTTQSAAAQHRTRTMMRSKSETGYSKGHDFDMTEYEMLNLEQYAPIEPPGPLTPTPTPAPSQPTLPQPEPTTPEAFQDKPTSQTVASEEPEEKEDFASSASVQFRFKRRAPEPPPRILRPVTRSRSKTALSSDTEAM is encoded by the exons ATGATGTACTGGATAATATTTGCACTTTTTACTACAGTTGAAGTGATTACGGATATATTTTTGTGCTG GCTCCCATTCTACTATGAACTCAAAATCGCCTTTGTGGTGTGGTTACTTTCCCCATACACAAAGGGATCCAGTGTGCTATATAGAAAATTTGTCCACCCTACACTATCCTCCAAGGAGAAG GACATCGATGAATACCTCTGCCAAGCAAAAGATAAAAGCTACGACACCCTGATGCATTTTGGAAGGAAAGGTCTGAATGTGGCGGCAACAGCTGCAGTAATGGCTGCCACTAAG GGCCAAGGTGTCCTCTCCGAGCGTCTCCGTAGCTTCAGCATGCAGGACCTGTCATCTTTCCAGGCAGAGGGCCAGGCAAAGAATACAAGTTCTGTAACTACTCAATCTGCAGCCGCGCAGCACAGAACACGCACCATGATGCGCAGCAAATCAGAGACGGGTTACAGCAAGG GGCATGATTTTGACATGACCGAATATGAGATGTTGAACTTGGAGCAATATGCCCCCATTGAGCCTCCTGGTCCGCTGACACCCACACCTACCCCGGCCCCATCCCAGCCCACTCTGCCCCAGCCTGAGCCCACGACTCCTGAGGCCTTCCAGGATAAACCCACATCCCAAACCGTAGCCTCAGAAGAGCCTGAGGAGAAGGAGGACTTTGCCTCATCTGCTTCAGTCCAATTCAGATTTAAGAGGCGTGCCCCTGAG CCTCCTCCTAGAATCCTAAGACCCGTCACCAGATCCAGATCAAAGACCGCCCTCTCTTCGGACACTGAAGCCATGTGA
- the mrpl35 gene encoding 39S ribosomal protein L35, mitochondrial isoform X1 — protein MAATLTRGLPGLLRALSVSCRHSLSPAVRLTQTARFSAVVQRHVSRPLADPPHQTGLLKRVTPLVPSLKLQPVRNLTYYSLRKGKRKSVKSVVQRFLRLHCGLWVRRKAGYKKKLWKKSAARKKRLREHVFCNKTQSKLLDKMTTSYWKRRNWFLNDPFQKYHDRVNLKV, from the exons ATGGCGGCCACCTTGACGAGAGGTTTGCCCG GTTTGCTGAGAGCCCTGTCGGTTTCATGCAGACACAGTCTCTCTCCTGCGGTCAGACTCACCCAGACAGCTCGTTTCTCCGCTGTAGTGCAGAGACATGTGTCCAGACCCCTGGCTGACCCCCCACATCAGACCGGCCTGCTGAAAAG AGTAACGCCCCTCGTCCCTTCACTGAAGCTCCAGCCGGTCAGGAACTTAACATACTACAGTCTGAGGAAAGGCAAGAGGAAGTCTGTGAAGTCGGTTGTTCAGCGGTTTCTCAGGCTGCACTGTGGCCTGTGGGTGAGGAGAAAG gcaGGATATAAGAAAAAGTTGTGGAAGAAGTCAGCAGCCCGCAAGAAGCGCCTCAGAGAACATGTATTCTGTAATAAAACTCAAAGTAAATTGCTGGACAAAATGACAACATCCTATTGGAAAAGAAGAAACTGGTTCCTCAACGACCCGTTCCAGAAATACCATGATAGAGTGAATCTGAAAGTGTAA
- the mrpl35 gene encoding 39S ribosomal protein L35, mitochondrial isoform X2 yields the protein MCIFTIYGLLRALSVSCRHSLSPAVRLTQTARFSAVVQRHVSRPLADPPHQTGLLKRVTPLVPSLKLQPVRNLTYYSLRKGKRKSVKSVVQRFLRLHCGLWVRRKAGYKKKLWKKSAARKKRLREHVFCNKTQSKLLDKMTTSYWKRRNWFLNDPFQKYHDRVNLKV from the exons ATGTGCATATTTACGATCTATG GTTTGCTGAGAGCCCTGTCGGTTTCATGCAGACACAGTCTCTCTCCTGCGGTCAGACTCACCCAGACAGCTCGTTTCTCCGCTGTAGTGCAGAGACATGTGTCCAGACCCCTGGCTGACCCCCCACATCAGACCGGCCTGCTGAAAAG AGTAACGCCCCTCGTCCCTTCACTGAAGCTCCAGCCGGTCAGGAACTTAACATACTACAGTCTGAGGAAAGGCAAGAGGAAGTCTGTGAAGTCGGTTGTTCAGCGGTTTCTCAGGCTGCACTGTGGCCTGTGGGTGAGGAGAAAG gcaGGATATAAGAAAAAGTTGTGGAAGAAGTCAGCAGCCCGCAAGAAGCGCCTCAGAGAACATGTATTCTGTAATAAAACTCAAAGTAAATTGCTGGACAAAATGACAACATCCTATTGGAAAAGAAGAAACTGGTTCCTCAACGACCCGTTCCAGAAATACCATGATAGAGTGAATCTGAAAGTGTAA
- the LOC127975995 gene encoding cytosolic 5'-nucleotidase 1A-like isoform X3 yields MFIQPKPQNAITIAVSSRALFNMDREQDIYEQQGMEDYLKYQIQHEIEPFAPGPAFPFIKAVETVNIRLRELYPDSEELFDVVLMTSNHAHVGLRLINSINHYQLFIERFCMTGGNSLIGYLKAYHANLYLSADSMKVREAIEEGIAAATVFSPGKITCCELSETQLRVAFDGDAVLFSDESEIIYKAHGLDKFYEHEKAHENKPLDHGPLKGFLEALGKLQQKFYAKGQRLDCPIRTYLVTARSAASSGTRALKTLRSWGLETDEALFLAGAPKGPMLEKIRPHIFFDDQMFHVKGAAELGTVAAHVPYGIAQKSQSKTARDVKKDMPE; encoded by the exons ATGTTTATTCAGCCAAAGCCTCAGAATGCCATCACCATCGCCGTGTCCTCCCGTGCCCTCTTCAATATGGATCGAGAGCAGGACATTTATGAGCAGCAGGGAATGGAGGATTACCTGAAATATCAGATCCAACATGAGATCGAGCCATTTGCACCCGGACCTGCGTTCCCCTTCATTAAG GCAGTGGAGACAGTGAACATTCGGCTCAGGGAGCTTTATCCAGACAGTGAAGAGCTCTTTGACGTGGTTCTGATGACCAGCAATCATGCTCATGTGGGACTTCGGCTCATAAATTCAATTAACCATTACC agctatTTATAGAGCGCTTTTGTATGACTGGAGGCAACAGTCTTATTGGGTATTTGAAAGCCTACCACGCCAACCTTTATCTGTCAGCTGATTCAATGAAAGTTAGAGAAGCCATTGAAGAAG GAATTGCAGCAGCAACAGTATTCTCACCTGGAAAAATCACTTGTTGTGAGTTGTCGGAGACTCAGCTGCGAGTGGCCTTCGATGGAGATGCCGTTCTCTTTTCAGATGAGTCAGAGATAATCTACAAAGCCCACGGACTGGACAAGTTCTATGAGCATGAGAAAGCCCATGAAAATAAACCTCTTGATCAT GGACCACTTAAGGGGTTCTTGGAAGCTCTAGGGAAGCTGCAACAGAAATTCTATGCCAAAGGTCAGCGCCTGGACTGTCCCATCCGCACCTATTTGGTTACAGCTCGCAGTGCAGCCAGTTCAGGCACCCGGGCCCTCAAGACGTTACGCTCCTGGGGTCTGGAGACAGATGAGGCCCTCTTCCTAGCAGGAGCCCCTAAAGGCCCCATGCTGGAAAAGATCAGACCTCACATCTTCTTTGACGATCAAATGTTCCACGTGAAGGGAGCGGCAGAACTTGGGACTGTGGCGGCTCATGTTCCCTATGGGATTGCCCAGAAGAGTCAATCAAAGACAGCGAGGGATGTAAAAAAAGACATGCCAGAGTGA
- the LOC127975995 gene encoding cytosolic 5'-nucleotidase 1A-like isoform X2, producing MDRDKTAAQTLPKPQNAITIAVSSRALFNMDREQDIYEQQGMEDYLKYQIQHEIEPFAPGPAFPFIKAVETVNIRLRELYPDSEELFDVVLMTSNHAHVGLRLINSINHYQLFIERFCMTGGNSLIGYLKAYHANLYLSADSMKVREAIEEGIAAATVFSPGKITCCELSETQLRVAFDGDAVLFSDESEIIYKAHGLDKFYEHEKAHENKPLDHGPLKGFLEALGKLQQKFYAKGQRLDCPIRTYLVTARSAASSGTRALKTLRSWGLETDEALFLAGAPKGPMLEKIRPHIFFDDQMFHVKGAAELGTVAAHVPYGIAQKSQSKTARDVKKDMPE from the exons CCAAAGCCTCAGAATGCCATCACCATCGCCGTGTCCTCCCGTGCCCTCTTCAATATGGATCGAGAGCAGGACATTTATGAGCAGCAGGGAATGGAGGATTACCTGAAATATCAGATCCAACATGAGATCGAGCCATTTGCACCCGGACCTGCGTTCCCCTTCATTAAG GCAGTGGAGACAGTGAACATTCGGCTCAGGGAGCTTTATCCAGACAGTGAAGAGCTCTTTGACGTGGTTCTGATGACCAGCAATCATGCTCATGTGGGACTTCGGCTCATAAATTCAATTAACCATTACC agctatTTATAGAGCGCTTTTGTATGACTGGAGGCAACAGTCTTATTGGGTATTTGAAAGCCTACCACGCCAACCTTTATCTGTCAGCTGATTCAATGAAAGTTAGAGAAGCCATTGAAGAAG GAATTGCAGCAGCAACAGTATTCTCACCTGGAAAAATCACTTGTTGTGAGTTGTCGGAGACTCAGCTGCGAGTGGCCTTCGATGGAGATGCCGTTCTCTTTTCAGATGAGTCAGAGATAATCTACAAAGCCCACGGACTGGACAAGTTCTATGAGCATGAGAAAGCCCATGAAAATAAACCTCTTGATCAT GGACCACTTAAGGGGTTCTTGGAAGCTCTAGGGAAGCTGCAACAGAAATTCTATGCCAAAGGTCAGCGCCTGGACTGTCCCATCCGCACCTATTTGGTTACAGCTCGCAGTGCAGCCAGTTCAGGCACCCGGGCCCTCAAGACGTTACGCTCCTGGGGTCTGGAGACAGATGAGGCCCTCTTCCTAGCAGGAGCCCCTAAAGGCCCCATGCTGGAAAAGATCAGACCTCACATCTTCTTTGACGATCAAATGTTCCACGTGAAGGGAGCGGCAGAACTTGGGACTGTGGCGGCTCATGTTCCCTATGGGATTGCCCAGAAGAGTCAATCAAAGACAGCGAGGGATGTAAAAAAAGACATGCCAGAGTGA